A DNA window from Streptomyces canus contains the following coding sequences:
- a CDS encoding alpha/beta fold hydrolase, with amino-acid sequence MFRSSLARRSRTPLTVVAGASIAAALLATAIAPASADKGVQVPSPKPTVVLVHGAFADSTSWNDVIRKLHHDGYPVVAVANPLRSLSGDSAYLKDVLAGIDGPIVLAGHSYGGSVISNAATGNKNVKALVYLAAFLPEKGESAADLSGKFPGSTLGEALRSVPFTEADGSQGTDLYIQNDKFRHQFAADVPRNKTDLMAVTQRPVTNAALAEGAAEPAWKTIPSWVLVATQDLNIPPKAQEFMAERAGAHTTEVRSSHAVSVSQPGRVTDVIEDAAHSVR; translated from the coding sequence ATGTTCCGTTCATCCCTCGCCCGCCGGTCCCGTACCCCGCTCACCGTTGTCGCCGGGGCCAGCATCGCCGCGGCCCTGCTGGCCACCGCGATCGCCCCCGCCTCCGCCGACAAAGGTGTCCAGGTACCAAGTCCCAAGCCGACCGTCGTCCTGGTCCACGGTGCTTTCGCCGACTCCACCAGCTGGAACGACGTCATCAGGAAACTTCACCACGACGGTTATCCGGTCGTCGCGGTCGCCAACCCGCTGCGGTCCCTGAGCGGCGACTCCGCCTATCTGAAGGACGTCCTGGCGGGCATCGACGGCCCCATCGTTCTGGCCGGGCACTCCTACGGCGGCTCCGTCATCAGCAACGCGGCCACCGGCAACAAGAACGTCAAGGCGCTGGTCTACCTCGCCGCCTTCCTCCCCGAGAAGGGCGAGAGCGCGGCCGACCTGTCGGGCAAGTTCCCCGGCAGCACCCTCGGCGAAGCCCTCCGCTCGGTGCCGTTCACCGAGGCGGACGGCTCCCAGGGCACTGACCTCTACATCCAGAACGACAAGTTCCGTCACCAGTTCGCCGCCGACGTGCCCCGTAACAAGACCGACCTGATGGCCGTCACCCAGCGACCTGTCACCAACGCCGCCCTGGCCGAGGGTGCGGCCGAGCCGGCCTGGAAGACCATTCCCTCCTGGGTCCTGGTTGCCACGCAGGACCTCAACATCCCGCCCAAGGCTCAGGAGTTCATGGCCGAGCGGGCAGGCGCCCACACCACGGAGGTCCGCTCGTCGCACGCGGTGAGCGTCTCACAGCCCGGAAGGGTCACCGACGTCATCGAGGACGCCGCGCACTCGGTGCGCTGA
- the aceE gene encoding pyruvate dehydrogenase (acetyl-transferring), homodimeric type, producing MSDPSRPTDSSAISELDQIPDRDREETAEWQASLDAVVRNAGPDRAVYLMRRVHEFAARSGMSLPGLLSSDYINTVPASAQPEFDGDLEMESRITALNRWNAAAMVTRGSRLGLGGHISTYASAAWLYEIGFNHFFQGKDGGGTSRSSGAESGGGSGDQLFLQGHASPGIYARVFLEGRLSAEQLNAFRREAGGHGLPSYPHPRRLPWLWEFPTVSMGLGPLGAIYQARFNRYLQARGIKDTSASRVWAFLGDGEMDEPESIAALTLASREGLDNLTFVINCNLQRLDGPVRSNSKIVQELEARFRGSGWNVVKTLWGEAWDPLLNQDTTGDLVRRLGEVPDAQMQTLAARDAAYIRKNFFTGDALSAVSASLSDAQVVELFENSRGGHEPLKVYAAYRAAVEHRGGPTVVLAQTVKGHTLGSAIESRNANHQMKKLTMEQFREMRDLLELPIPDSALAGEQVPFWHPGKDSPEVRYLHERRAALGGPLPVRRVIAKPLPEPSAKPFESLEKGFGHQEVATTMALVRLVKDLMRDQRTGARWVPIIPDEARTFGMESMFPTAGIYSPLGQNYDPVDADQLLYYKESKTGQLIIEGITEAGSVAEFAAAATSYATHGEPMIPFYIFYAMFGFQRTGDQFWALGDQMGRGFVVGGTAGRTTMTGEGLQHGDGHSHLLASTNPAVISYDPAFAFEIAVIVRDGLRRMYGEQPENVFYYLTVYNEPKHQPAMPALPGIEEGIVRGIYRYRPAEPTATGPRLQLLSSGTAIHWALRAQELLASDWNVHADVWSVTSWTELRRDAMDTDAARMRGEERTPYVTRALAGAPGPVLAVSDWMRQVPDQISQWVEQDYYSLGTDGFGLSDTRADVRRHFQVDAESIVVTALYRLARTGQVAPETVAQARARYGLDQ from the coding sequence ATGAGTGATCCGTCCCGGCCCACTGACTCCTCTGCGATCAGTGAGCTCGACCAGATACCCGACCGTGACCGCGAGGAGACCGCCGAATGGCAGGCCTCCCTCGACGCTGTCGTGCGGAACGCCGGGCCGGACCGGGCGGTGTACCTGATGCGACGGGTGCACGAGTTCGCGGCGCGGTCCGGGATGTCCCTGCCGGGGCTGCTGTCCTCGGACTACATCAACACCGTCCCGGCCTCCGCGCAGCCGGAGTTCGACGGGGACCTGGAGATGGAATCCAGGATCACCGCGCTCAACCGGTGGAACGCGGCGGCGATGGTCACCCGCGGTTCGCGTCTGGGACTGGGCGGCCACATCTCCACCTACGCCTCTGCGGCCTGGCTCTACGAGATCGGGTTCAACCACTTCTTCCAGGGCAAGGACGGTGGGGGCACCTCCCGCTCGAGCGGAGCCGAGAGTGGGGGAGGCTCGGGCGATCAGCTGTTCCTGCAGGGGCATGCCTCGCCGGGCATCTACGCCCGGGTCTTTCTCGAAGGGCGCCTGAGCGCGGAGCAACTGAACGCTTTCCGCAGGGAGGCCGGCGGCCACGGCCTGCCGTCCTACCCGCACCCGCGCCGGCTGCCATGGCTGTGGGAGTTCCCGACGGTGTCCATGGGGCTGGGCCCGCTCGGCGCGATCTACCAGGCCCGGTTCAACCGTTACCTCCAGGCTCGCGGCATCAAGGACACCTCCGCCTCACGGGTGTGGGCGTTCCTGGGTGACGGGGAGATGGACGAGCCGGAGTCGATCGCCGCTCTCACGCTGGCGTCCCGCGAGGGCCTGGACAATCTCACCTTCGTCATCAACTGCAACCTCCAGCGCCTGGACGGGCCGGTCCGGTCCAACTCCAAGATCGTTCAGGAGCTGGAGGCCCGGTTCCGCGGCAGCGGCTGGAACGTGGTCAAGACCCTGTGGGGCGAAGCCTGGGACCCGCTGTTGAACCAGGACACCACCGGCGACCTGGTGCGGCGCCTGGGCGAGGTGCCCGATGCGCAGATGCAGACCCTCGCCGCGCGGGACGCCGCCTACATCCGCAAGAACTTCTTCACCGGCGATGCCCTGTCCGCCGTCTCCGCCTCTCTGAGCGACGCCCAGGTCGTCGAGCTGTTCGAGAACTCCCGCGGCGGCCATGAGCCGTTGAAGGTGTACGCCGCCTACCGGGCCGCCGTGGAACACCGGGGCGGGCCGACGGTGGTCCTCGCCCAGACGGTCAAGGGCCACACGCTCGGCTCGGCGATCGAGTCCCGCAACGCCAACCACCAGATGAAGAAGCTCACGATGGAGCAGTTCCGCGAGATGCGCGACCTGCTGGAGCTGCCCATCCCCGACAGCGCGCTCGCCGGTGAGCAGGTCCCGTTCTGGCACCCCGGCAAGGACTCGCCGGAGGTGCGGTACCTGCACGAGCGGCGGGCGGCGCTGGGCGGCCCCCTCCCCGTTCGCCGGGTGATCGCCAAACCCCTGCCGGAGCCGTCCGCCAAGCCCTTCGAGTCCCTGGAGAAGGGCTTCGGCCATCAGGAGGTCGCCACCACGATGGCGCTGGTCCGCCTGGTCAAGGACCTGATGCGGGATCAGCGGACCGGGGCGCGCTGGGTGCCGATCATCCCCGACGAGGCCCGTACGTTCGGGATGGAGTCGATGTTCCCGACGGCCGGGATCTACTCACCGCTGGGTCAGAACTACGACCCGGTCGACGCCGACCAACTGCTCTACTACAAGGAGAGCAAGACCGGGCAGCTGATCATCGAGGGCATCACCGAAGCGGGTTCCGTGGCCGAGTTCGCTGCCGCGGCGACCTCGTACGCCACGCACGGTGAGCCGATGATCCCCTTCTACATCTTCTACGCCATGTTCGGGTTCCAGCGCACCGGCGACCAGTTCTGGGCGCTCGGTGACCAGATGGGCCGCGGCTTCGTCGTCGGCGGCACCGCCGGACGCACCACCATGACCGGCGAGGGGCTGCAACACGGCGACGGGCACTCGCACTTGCTGGCCTCCACCAACCCGGCGGTGATCAGCTACGACCCGGCGTTCGCCTTCGAGATCGCGGTGATCGTCCGGGACGGCCTGCGCCGGATGTACGGCGAGCAGCCGGAGAACGTCTTCTACTACCTGACCGTGTACAACGAGCCCAAGCACCAGCCGGCCATGCCGGCGCTGCCGGGTATCGAGGAGGGCATCGTCCGGGGCATCTACCGGTACCGGCCCGCCGAGCCCACCGCGACCGGCCCCCGGCTCCAGCTGCTGTCCTCCGGTACGGCCATCCACTGGGCCCTCCGAGCGCAGGAACTCCTCGCCTCCGACTGGAACGTACACGCCGACGTGTGGTCGGTGACGTCCTGGACCGAGCTGCGCCGCGACGCGATGGACACCGACGCCGCCCGCATGCGCGGCGAGGAACGCACCCCGTACGTCACCCGGGCGCTGGCCGGTGCGCCGGGCCCGGTGCTGGCCGTCAGCGACTGGATGCGGCAGGTGCCCGACCAGATCAGCCAATGGGTCGAGCAGGACTACTACTCCCTGGGCACCGACGGTTTCGGTCTCTCCGACACCCGTGCGGACGTGCGCCGCCACTTCCAGGTGGACGCCGAGTCCATCGTGGTGACGGCGCTGTACCGGCTGGCCAGGACCGGGCAGGTCGCCCCGGAGACCGTCGCGCAGGCCCGCGCGCGCTACGGCCTCGACCAGTGA
- a CDS encoding MFS transporter, with protein sequence MTSSPSSSSSSSPDDRGPLRVASARGRWTLLATVLGSSVVMLGSTVTNVALPHIGADFDADLGVLQWIANAYMLTLAALILLGGSLGDRFGRRRVFVVGIVWFAVASLLCGLAPDTTTLITARALQGVGGALITPGSLAIIEASFHPDDRPRAIGLWSGFGGIGAALGPFVGGWLVDGPGWRWTFLLSAVPALLCLPVALRHVPESVGTPREDGLAVAAGGRGRLGFDIPGAVLGAVTLALATYALTEARDGGPVVLAAAVGSAVAVFAFLVVEGRSNDPMMPLSIFSSRPFRSVNLLTLCVYAGTGGFFFLTALQLQIVVGYSALAAGAAMLPNTVLMVLFSSHSGMLAQRLGPRIPLTVGPLVCGAGMLMMLRVGPGTSYLHDVLPALMVMGTGMVIMVAPLSVTLLSSVEAANAGLASGINNAAARASGLVAVAALPLLVGMGPDAYRSGAAFDASFSRAMPLCAGLLAIGALVAFGTLRQADTVRHPLRGRAHGWLAEPPLVSRFAHHRVVD encoded by the coding sequence ATGACGTCATCTCCGTCTTCGTCCTCCTCCTCGTCTCCGGACGACCGGGGTCCCCTCCGTGTCGCCAGTGCGCGCGGCCGGTGGACCCTGCTGGCCACCGTTCTGGGATCCAGCGTGGTCATGCTCGGCTCGACCGTCACCAACGTGGCGCTGCCGCACATAGGCGCCGACTTCGACGCCGACCTCGGCGTTCTGCAGTGGATCGCCAACGCCTACATGCTCACTCTGGCGGCCCTGATCCTGCTGGGCGGCTCGCTGGGCGACCGTTTCGGACGGCGTCGCGTCTTCGTGGTGGGCATCGTGTGGTTCGCGGTGGCGTCCCTGCTGTGCGGTCTGGCTCCCGACACCACCACGCTGATCACCGCGCGAGCGCTGCAGGGCGTCGGCGGGGCCCTGATCACCCCCGGCTCACTGGCGATCATCGAGGCCTCGTTCCATCCGGACGACCGGCCCCGCGCGATCGGTCTGTGGTCGGGATTCGGCGGTATCGGCGCGGCCCTCGGACCGTTTGTGGGCGGTTGGCTGGTGGACGGCCCCGGCTGGCGCTGGACCTTCCTGCTCAGCGCTGTGCCGGCGCTTCTGTGCCTGCCCGTCGCGCTACGTCATGTCCCGGAGTCCGTGGGCACGCCCCGCGAGGACGGTCTCGCGGTCGCCGCCGGTGGCAGAGGGCGGCTCGGCTTCGACATCCCCGGTGCCGTGCTGGGCGCTGTGACGCTCGCCCTGGCCACCTACGCACTGACCGAGGCCCGGGACGGCGGACCGGTGGTCCTGGCCGCGGCCGTGGGCAGCGCAGTGGCGGTCTTCGCGTTCCTTGTGGTGGAGGGACGCAGCAACGACCCGATGATGCCGTTGTCGATCTTCTCGTCCCGCCCGTTCCGCTCCGTCAACCTGCTCACGCTGTGCGTGTACGCGGGCACGGGCGGGTTCTTCTTCCTGACCGCTCTGCAGTTGCAGATCGTCGTCGGGTACTCGGCGCTGGCAGCCGGCGCGGCCATGCTGCCCAACACGGTGCTGATGGTGCTGTTCTCGTCCCACTCCGGCATGCTCGCCCAACGGCTGGGGCCGCGCATCCCCCTCACCGTGGGCCCGCTGGTGTGCGGGGCCGGCATGCTGATGATGCTGCGGGTCGGCCCCGGCACGTCCTACCTCCACGACGTCCTGCCCGCCCTGATGGTGATGGGCACCGGCATGGTCATCATGGTCGCCCCGCTGAGCGTCACCCTGCTGTCGTCGGTGGAGGCCGCGAACGCCGGGCTGGCGAGTGGCATCAACAACGCAGCGGCCCGCGCCTCCGGCCTGGTCGCCGTGGCAGCGCTGCCGCTGCTGGTGGGGATGGGGCCGGACGCCTACCGATCAGGTGCCGCCTTCGACGCCTCGTTCAGCCGGGCCATGCCGCTGTGTGCGGGCCTGTTGGCCATCGGCGCGTTGGTGGCCTTCGGCACGCTGCGGCAGGCCGACACGGTCCGTCATCCACTGCGCGGGCGGGCGCACGGCTGGCTGGCGGAGCCCCCGCTGGTGTCCCGGTTCGCCCACCACCGCGTCGTCGACTGA
- a CDS encoding cupin domain-containing protein: MSYPYPEQKYWGEDGEVSAVYRPATTPPALGESGTGKDATHYLATTDTTRGEFGLYRVEMRPRAGGPKKHFHKRISESFYILDGTVRVFDGVQWVDTRKGDFLHVPQGGLHAFRNDSDAPADMLLLFTPGAPREEYFEQVSQLAHASEEERAAFFDKHDSYFVE; encoded by the coding sequence ATGTCGTACCCGTATCCGGAGCAGAAGTACTGGGGAGAGGACGGCGAGGTCAGCGCCGTCTACCGGCCTGCCACCACACCGCCGGCCCTCGGCGAGAGCGGAACCGGCAAGGACGCCACCCACTATCTGGCGACCACCGACACCACGCGGGGTGAGTTCGGCCTCTACCGGGTGGAGATGAGGCCGAGGGCGGGCGGGCCTAAGAAGCACTTCCACAAGCGGATCTCGGAGTCGTTCTACATCCTGGACGGCACGGTGCGTGTGTTCGACGGTGTGCAGTGGGTCGACACGCGCAAGGGTGATTTCCTGCATGTGCCCCAGGGCGGTCTGCATGCCTTCCGCAACGACTCCGACGCCCCGGCCGACATGCTGCTGCTGTTCACCCCGGGCGCACCGCGTGAGGAGTACTTCGAGCAGGTGTCGCAGCTGGCCCACGCCTCCGAGGAGGAGCGTGCCGCGTTCTTCGACAAGCACGACTCGTACTTCGTCGAGTAG
- a CDS encoding SDR family oxidoreductase, with product MKVVVIGGTGLIGSKVVGKLTEHGHEAVPAAPNTGVNTLTGEGLAEVLQGAQVVVDVSNSPSFADDAVMEFFRTSTTNLLKAEKEAGVTHHVALSVVGTERLQESGYFRAKQTQEELIRDSGVPFSIVHATQFFEFMKGIADSATKDDNTVHLAPIAIQPIYSDDVAAAVGRTAVGEPVGGVVEVAGPDTFQLDELIRKGLAAKNDPRTVVSDPKAPYFGAQLEEKTLLPCPDARLGETRFTDWIARQGK from the coding sequence ATGAAGGTCGTAGTCATCGGCGGAACCGGTCTCATCGGCTCCAAGGTGGTCGGCAAGCTCACCGAACACGGCCACGAGGCGGTTCCGGCCGCGCCCAATACCGGTGTGAACACCCTGACGGGCGAGGGCCTGGCTGAGGTTCTGCAGGGCGCTCAGGTAGTGGTGGACGTATCCAACTCCCCCTCGTTCGCGGACGACGCGGTCATGGAGTTCTTCCGCACGTCCACCACGAATCTGCTCAAGGCGGAGAAGGAGGCCGGTGTCACGCACCACGTCGCGCTGTCCGTGGTGGGCACGGAGCGGCTCCAGGAAAGTGGTTACTTCCGTGCCAAGCAGACGCAGGAGGAGCTGATCAGGGACTCCGGTGTGCCGTTCTCCATCGTGCACGCCACCCAGTTCTTCGAGTTCATGAAGGGCATCGCGGACTCCGCCACCAAGGACGACAACACGGTGCACCTCGCCCCCATCGCGATCCAGCCCATCTACTCCGACGACGTCGCCGCCGCGGTGGGCCGCACTGCCGTCGGTGAGCCGGTGGGCGGTGTCGTCGAGGTCGCCGGGCCTGACACGTTCCAGCTGGACGAGCTGATCCGCAAGGGCCTGGCCGCCAAGAACGACCCGCGCACGGTCGTCTCCGATCCCAAGGCCCCGTACTTCGGCGCCCAGTTGGAGGAGAAGACGCTGCTGCCCTGTCCGGACGCGCGCCTCGGCGAGACGCGGTTCACCGACTGGATCGCGCGGCAGGGGAAGTAA
- a CDS encoding YceI family protein, whose product MLTGRDRTASPGSGTYAAVTGAYTIDPAHTTVGFSVRHAMISTIRGRFDRFEGLLLLDGSDPSRSTAYVSVQTDSIDTGIQERDAHLRGPDFFDSATFPLMAFRSTGIVQRGDDEFRLTGNLRIKDVELPLDIDLVYGGAGVGVDGQHRVGFEGTATLRRSDWGLTWNTTLEAGGVLVSDKVTLTLDVSAVRIDQDAAA is encoded by the coding sequence ATGCTCACAGGACGCGACCGAACCGCTTCTCCCGGATCCGGCACCTACGCGGCGGTCACCGGTGCCTACACCATCGATCCGGCCCACACGACGGTCGGATTCTCCGTCCGGCACGCCATGATCTCCACCATTCGCGGCAGGTTCGACCGTTTCGAGGGCCTCCTCCTGCTGGACGGCTCCGACCCCTCCCGGTCAACGGCGTACGTGAGTGTCCAGACCGACAGCATCGACACGGGAATCCAGGAACGCGACGCGCACCTGAGAGGACCCGATTTCTTCGACTCCGCGACGTTTCCCCTGATGGCCTTCCGCTCCACGGGAATCGTCCAGCGCGGCGACGACGAGTTCCGTCTCACCGGCAACTTGCGCATCAAGGACGTCGAGCTGCCGCTGGACATCGATCTCGTCTACGGCGGAGCCGGCGTCGGCGTCGACGGACAGCACCGGGTCGGCTTCGAGGGGACGGCCACCCTGCGGCGTTCGGACTGGGGGCTCACCTGGAACACGACTCTGGAGGCGGGAGGCGTACTCGTCAGTGACAAGGTGACTCTGACCCTGGACGTCTCGGCGGTACGGATCGATCAGGACGCGGCGGCGTGA
- a CDS encoding PP2C family protein-serine/threonine phosphatase: MISPFPWPDVPAGDPCRGDVEQDARPLVDFTFCRDLTLVLLSQDEQDATLVRRLLTPSRLTESLVWHRHLRDARHLSASRGAPVCVLVGSTPVGQSLSDVVGSIRRRAPRAAVLLLAGMNKQAARNPRLGANPLAGWVQGWIDHRRTAPHEFRREIWLALQRAHRDTAPAAVRAEELIAQDNALLERGLLPDVTLRGDGFTTGLHYAPGRSHSLLGGDFCDVVQTDDSTVHVVMGDVSGHGAAEAALAVHLRLAWRTAVLCGQSQLEQLHLLERILLDERLDEDTYATVVSLVFPPDGRSVRVISAGHPGLLHRHSGKVSWVEPQPGIALGLFPGRGDWSETEMALTDRDSVVLFTDGLYEGRTARGRLGEEGLLRLAARLAHLEPQAFVDALVRGASLLAAPFGGLLDDVAVLHLGWNRSGRV, from the coding sequence ATGATCAGCCCTTTCCCATGGCCGGATGTGCCTGCCGGCGATCCGTGCCGAGGGGATGTCGAGCAGGACGCCCGCCCGCTGGTGGACTTCACCTTCTGCCGTGACCTCACCCTGGTCCTGCTGTCGCAGGACGAGCAGGACGCAACCCTCGTCCGGCGCCTTCTGACCCCGAGTCGGCTGACCGAGTCGCTGGTCTGGCACCGTCACCTCCGGGACGCCCGCCACTTGTCCGCCTCGCGCGGCGCTCCGGTGTGCGTTCTGGTGGGAAGCACACCTGTGGGGCAGTCGTTGTCCGATGTCGTCGGCTCGATACGCCGCAGAGCCCCCCGTGCGGCCGTACTCCTCCTCGCCGGCATGAACAAGCAGGCCGCCAGGAATCCGCGCCTCGGTGCCAACCCCCTCGCGGGATGGGTGCAGGGCTGGATCGATCACCGGCGGACGGCACCCCACGAGTTCCGCCGGGAGATCTGGCTGGCCCTCCAGCGCGCCCACCGGGACACAGCACCGGCCGCCGTACGGGCGGAGGAGCTCATCGCACAGGACAATGCCCTGCTGGAGCGGGGCCTGCTTCCCGATGTGACCCTGCGCGGCGACGGCTTCACCACCGGGCTGCACTACGCGCCCGGTCGCTCGCACTCCCTGCTGGGGGGCGACTTCTGCGACGTGGTGCAGACCGATGACTCCACGGTCCACGTCGTGATGGGCGACGTCTCCGGGCACGGCGCTGCCGAGGCAGCACTGGCCGTCCATCTGCGCCTGGCCTGGCGCACCGCCGTCCTGTGCGGCCAGAGTCAGTTGGAACAACTGCATCTGCTCGAACGGATCCTGCTCGACGAACGGCTGGACGAGGACACCTACGCCACCGTCGTCTCCCTGGTGTTCCCGCCCGACGGACGGTCCGTCCGCGTGATCAGCGCAGGCCACCCGGGGCTGCTGCACCGGCACTCGGGCAAGGTCAGCTGGGTGGAGCCGCAGCCGGGCATCGCGCTGGGCCTCTTCCCCGGGCGGGGGGACTGGTCCGAGACCGAGATGGCCCTCACCGACCGGGACAGCGTGGTGCTCTTCACCGACGGGCTCTACGAAGGCCGCACCGCACGCGGAAGGCTCGGTGAGGAGGGGCTGCTTCGCCTGGCGGCCCGCTTGGCCCACCTGGAACCCCAGGCTTTCGTCGACGCCCTGGTGCGGGGTGCGTCGCTGCTGGCCGCGCCCTTCGGGGGACTGCTGGACGACGTGGCCGTCCTGCATCTGGGCTGGAACAGGTCCGGCCGGGTCTGA
- a CDS encoding sigma factor, which produces MDQGDDAVPIAEMLDERQHLLAVAYWMVGTGPDADEVVTETYRRWYGLPDRERARIAEPLSWLVKTAGAICLTYLALPERRGLGAAGPAGDTTVSACPSLADEVSEVLLNALDSLRPAERAAFVFNDVFGMAPQVVAEIVGQTERECAELAERARRTLRTRRSSPTMPQQHDRMVRAVREACAADDSALLSSLLAPDATAFFDGGGKVRALVRPVHGALQVARSLLTLLSHCPRTALELHSVNGQTGIVVRYDGQVAAVISFDIAGHQVVQVWAVLNPDKLRLWNRPDASPGVHQVN; this is translated from the coding sequence ATGGACCAGGGCGATGACGCGGTGCCGATCGCTGAGATGCTTGACGAGCGGCAGCATCTGCTGGCCGTCGCCTATTGGATGGTGGGCACAGGTCCTGATGCCGACGAAGTCGTCACCGAGACCTACCGACGGTGGTACGGCCTGCCCGATCGGGAGAGGGCGCGGATCGCGGAGCCGCTCTCCTGGCTGGTGAAGACGGCGGGCGCCATCTGCCTGACGTACCTTGCCCTGCCCGAGCGTCGAGGGCTGGGTGCGGCAGGGCCGGCCGGTGATACGACGGTGAGCGCTTGTCCGTCTTTGGCGGACGAGGTCAGCGAGGTTCTGCTGAACGCGTTGGATTCCCTGCGCCCGGCCGAGCGGGCAGCGTTCGTCTTCAATGATGTTTTCGGGATGGCGCCACAGGTGGTCGCCGAGATCGTGGGCCAGACGGAACGGGAATGTGCCGAACTCGCCGAACGGGCCCGTCGCACCCTGCGGACCAGGCGTTCGAGTCCCACGATGCCGCAGCAGCACGACCGGATGGTCCGGGCGGTCCGTGAGGCCTGCGCCGCGGACGACTCGGCCCTCCTGTCATCTCTGCTGGCCCCCGACGCCACGGCCTTCTTCGACGGCGGCGGCAAGGTGCGGGCTCTGGTCCGGCCGGTGCACGGTGCCCTCCAGGTCGCCCGCAGCCTGCTCACTCTGCTCTCCCACTGCCCCCGTACCGCACTGGAACTCCACTCCGTCAACGGGCAGACGGGGATCGTCGTGCGCTACGACGGCCAGGTCGCCGCCGTGATCAGCTTCGACATCGCCGGCCACCAGGTCGTCCAGGTCTGGGCCGTTCTGAACCCCGACAAACTGCGCCTCTGGAACCGGCCGGATGCCTCTCCCGGTGTACATCAGGTGAACTGA
- a CDS encoding L-aspartate oxidase produces the protein MVLVIGTGGAGLRASIELAEAGVDVMAVGKRPKEDTHTSLAAGGINAALATMDPEDSWQQHAADTLKESYLLGDPRTAEIVTQGAALGIDDLERYGMAFAREEDGRISQRFFGAHKFRRTAFAGDYTGLEIQRTLIRRASQLNIPMLDSVYITRLLVHDGAVFGAYGFDLTNGQRYLIHADAVILAAGGHTRIWRRTSSRRDENTGDSFRLAVEAGARLRDPELVQFHPSGIIEPENAAGTLVSEAARGEGGILRNALGERFMTRYDPQRMELSTRDRVALAAYTEIKEGRGTPNGGVWLDVSHLPRQTIMNRLPRVYQTLLDLQMLDITRDPIEIAPTAHYSMGGVWVRSEDHSTDVRGLYAIGEASSGLHGANRLGGNSLIELLVYGRITGQAAAAYSESLTAQPRSAAAVAQARGEVDELLAADGPENVRALQRAIRNTMTEHAGVVRDEEGLRTGLAELDTIEKRMENVGVHPDIAGFQDLAHAFDLKSAALAARATLEAALERRETRGCHNRSDYPAMDPALRVNLVWSPTTGITHESIPSIPKEITSLMEDVSTDGKLVE, from the coding sequence ATGGTGCTGGTGATCGGTACCGGCGGGGCCGGCCTCAGGGCGTCGATCGAGCTGGCCGAGGCCGGTGTCGATGTCATGGCCGTCGGCAAACGCCCCAAAGAGGACACGCACACATCCCTGGCCGCCGGTGGGATCAACGCGGCCCTGGCCACGATGGACCCCGAGGACAGCTGGCAGCAGCACGCCGCGGACACGCTCAAGGAGAGCTACCTGCTCGGCGATCCCCGCACCGCCGAGATCGTCACCCAGGGCGCCGCCCTGGGCATCGACGACCTGGAGCGCTACGGCATGGCCTTCGCCCGCGAGGAGGACGGCCGGATCTCGCAGCGCTTCTTCGGCGCGCACAAGTTCCGGCGCACCGCCTTCGCCGGTGACTACACGGGCCTGGAGATCCAGCGCACCCTCATCCGACGCGCGAGCCAGTTGAACATACCCATGCTCGACAGCGTCTACATCACCCGCCTCCTCGTGCATGACGGTGCCGTCTTCGGTGCTTACGGCTTCGACCTCACCAACGGACAGCGTTACCTCATCCACGCCGACGCCGTGATCCTCGCGGCCGGCGGCCACACCCGCATCTGGCGGCGCACCTCTTCGCGCCGTGACGAGAACACCGGCGACTCCTTCCGCCTGGCCGTCGAGGCCGGTGCCCGGCTGCGCGACCCCGAACTGGTCCAGTTCCACCCGTCCGGCATCATCGAGCCGGAGAACGCCGCGGGCACCCTCGTCAGCGAGGCCGCCCGCGGCGAGGGCGGCATCCTGCGCAACGCCCTCGGCGAGCGCTTCATGACCCGCTACGACCCGCAGCGCATGGAACTGTCCACCCGCGACCGGGTGGCCCTGGCCGCGTACACGGAGATCAAGGAGGGCCGCGGCACCCCCAACGGCGGCGTGTGGCTCGACGTCTCCCACCTGCCCCGGCAGACGATCATGAATCGACTGCCCCGGGTCTACCAGACGCTTCTGGACCTCCAGATGCTCGACATCACCCGCGACCCCATCGAGATCGCGCCCACGGCGCACTACTCGATGGGCGGTGTCTGGGTCCGTAGCGAGGACCACAGCACGGACGTCCGCGGCCTGTACGCCATCGGCGAGGCGTCGAGCGGCCTGCACGGCGCCAACCGTCTCGGTGGCAACAGCCTCATCGAGCTTCTCGTCTACGGCCGCATCACCGGCCAGGCCGCTGCCGCCTACTCCGAGTCACTCACCGCCCAGCCCCGGTCCGCGGCAGCCGTCGCCCAGGCCCGTGGCGAGGTCGACGAACTCCTCGCCGCCGACGGACCCGAGAACGTCCGCGCCCTGCAGCGCGCCATCCGCAACACCATGACCGAACACGCGGGCGTCGTCCGCGACGAAGAGGGCCTGCGCACCGGTCTGGCGGAACTGGACACCATCGAGAAGCGCATGGAGAACGTCGGAGTCCACCCCGACATCGCCGGGTTCCAGGACCTCGCGCATGCCTTCGACCTCAAATCAGCCGCCCTGGCGGCCCGCGCCACCCTCGAAGCGGCACTCGAACGCCGGGAGACCCGCGGCTGCCACAACCGCAGCGACTACCCCGCCATGGATCCCGCCCTCCGCGTCAACCTCGTGTGGTCCCCGACCACAGGAATCACCCACGAGAGCATTCCGTCCATCCCGAAGGAGATCACCTCACTCATGGAGGACGTCTCCACCGACGGAAAGCTCGTCGAGTAG